Part of the Mixophyes fleayi isolate aMixFle1 chromosome 12, aMixFle1.hap1, whole genome shotgun sequence genome is shown below.
CAGAACCTTGCGGCTTCTGTCTGCCAACAAATAGCGCTCTGTACTTCTCATCCTGCAAAGCACTGCCGTCCGGCAGCAGGTATCTAGTGGCGGTGGGCATCCAATAGCCAGAACCTTTATCCAAATCCTATAGTGGGGATGACGTTATGAAAAGAAAATGGACAATCCATGGAAAGCAGTGGTTATTCCCACATAAACCAAATGTATTAGTCcaacatgaataaaaaaaattctcatgtCAATAATATAAACTATTGTTAAAGGAGCAGATTCTTCTTCTATACGGCTGAAGTGTCGGCTGAGTATGTTTTGCATTCTAAATTTCATCACTTGTTACCTTGCATTGTGTTGTGTTTCTGTGTCTTCCATCACCCATTTAGATTAGATTTATGCTGATCTTCATTGTATTGAGCCTTATTGCACTTATTTCACTCATTGGGCCTCACTAAGGGGGCAATTCAATTGACCGCGGGTTTGTTTTTTACACCGCGTTAAGTAATTTTAACGTGGTTTTCACTCATTttagagcgggttaactttacccgatattcaattacatttttaacacagCGGGTTTTTTTGCACAAACGGTTCTATCGCGGACAAGTAGAAGATCCATTAAAAGTAGAGGGAGGGAGATGTGTTAAAAGCTAgtaaactgtcaaatctccagttttatctcgcacctctcatggctgtgcaaaaaattaaaaacataaaactatttgaaatcatgtaataatgtaaaaaaaaaaattcataaaaataataaacacattaatcactaattaatatatttatgtatgttatatgtactaatatgtTTTGTAATGGTATAGAtgactgtatagtaaaaaaaagtcaaatgaaaaaatattagtaaaagaaaagtactgtatgtagatattataaaatagaaaggttgtgtaatgcattttttgtttttattacagatgaccgcgttaaaccctccccttcactcccccaaaaatttgcaagcaccaatAACTAACGCGCTGGGGCTGGCTTACCCGTTTTACAATTGAATTGCACGTTTTTTTACGCGGCGGTAGCTAAAAACGGCCGCGTCAAAACCCGCGCAGGTATTTTTTCTTTCACCCGgtggggaaaaaacaaacaaacccgtggtcaattgaattccccccttagaattAGCAGCAAATCCCTCTATAAAGGTGTAAATTTGCACAATTCGCCGAAcccatgttgcagtgcaaggggtgcaagtgcaTTCTTTGTGCATGCAGGCCAAACACTTACATATAACACACCcacactgggcagctttattttagaGCTACGCTAGGCTTTACCCCCACTCTAAATCTGTATGCCCATTTTAAATCCCCCcaccccttgcagtgcaacatggtttttcgaAGATGATCTACATTACGAATATGCTGTATAATACGCcagtataaattattttttactacACACTCAATAGATTAttcaacaaaaaatattaaaCCCTTTAAAATTACAATAGTTAGCAAGAACTCATGCTAAAGGGTAGAAATGTTGTACTTATtatacattcattcattattgcaTCATAAACAAAATGTTTTCCAATACACTCTATATTTATAGAACAGTCAGAATACAAACATAGTGAAAAACaagtaatattaaaaacaaataaaaaaaaactatataaaaaaaaaaaaaaaaaaaaaaaagatttctaaatatttgccattttaatttttcagaagtgcattttacatatttatttaggaTGCTAAATACTTCCCCCACCAACAAAACTATAAAACAGAGTCTTTTGAAACAAGACAAATGTGCAGGATCCCCACATTACTCTAAGTAGAAGTCCTACGTTAATAATTAAAACTTTGGTTTTTACCATAAGGGCGTCTAGTCACCTAGATGCTTAAGCTTTCTTAAAATGCTTAGAATTATAATGAGCCCTCATATCTTTTCTCAAATTAAATTTCGCACCACAGACGCCACAGGTATACAGGTGGATATCCATGTGCTGTTCTAGAAGGTTGTTATTCGGAAAGATTTGAAAGCAGATTTGACATATAGTTTCCCCAGCAGCTAAATGGGAGATCATGTGACGCACATGGTCGTGTTTACGAAAATTTCCTTGGTCGCACAGCGAGCAAACATATCTGGCCATGCCTGTGTGCATATCGTTATGCAGCCTGAGCTGGCGCTCCCGTAAAAACTGCTTCCCACAAGTCTGACAGGAAAACTGTTTCTCCTTGGTGTGCACGGTATAATGTTCCCGTAGGTGGCAGCGTTGGTAAAAGCCTTTGCCACAGATGTCGCAGAAGTGTTTCCTCCGGTGATCTCGGTCAGTCTCGTCAGACACGGAACTCCTGTAGACGTCGTGATCGAAACATTGAGACATGTGCTCCACCACCAGGTTCTCAGACTCAAAGCGCTGCCCGCAGTTAGGACAACGATAAGGGCAGGAGGAAtgtttatacatttgttttggaACGTTGCTTTCATTGACATCATCCCACATATCAACAAGTACCTCTCCCACTGCAGAGGACTCTTCCATGCCATCTCCGAAGTGCATTCTTTCCTCAATGCTCCTTGCGTTGTCGTCCAGTTGCTCCTGAGGTCCACCGCATCTCTGAGCGTGCTCCTGCAACTGTCTACCTTTCACGAGAATCTGACCACATTTGCCACAGGCacatatattttctatatgtttGGATAGGTAATGAGAGGAGAGGTCGTGCTCGGTGATGGTCAGCCCACACAGTTCACATGCCATATCAGAGGTAGCCTCACTGGCCATACTTCCATTACGATTCACGTATCCAACATCTTTTCTACAGTTCGACAATCCTTGTTGTGAATTCATAGATAATTTCTCATTCATGCTTTGGTTATATTGTTCCCCAACATAATAAGTGCCAATAGGCTCATCAGCTTCATCATCCAAGTCATCTATGTCAGAGGATTCAAAATAATCTTTATCCGATATTTTCACAATATTAATATCATCCATTTCTACAATTGAATTCTCGTCAGACTCGATTTTTATAATTACTGGGTTTTTCTCAGTAGTGTCTACGATTGTGTTTTTCCCTTGGTTCAACGCAGTTGACAAGCCCTTCGTACTTTTGGAAGACAAAGATTCCTCGGCGGATTGACTGGAGTCTACTTTATGCATGTTGTCGTGGGACGGAGAGAACTTTGAGACCGGCGATTCGCTCCCGCTGTGGCTCTGCTCATTGCCCATCTGTTCCCTCCTTTGGAAAAAATGCCGATTGGTGCAGGTTTGAGAGTGCTCATCCAGAAGCTTTTCACAACTGAACACGAACCCGCAGCTCTCGCAGGTATAACTGCGCCCAAAGCGTCTGGTTCCACGTTCTCTCGTGGTAGACACTTTTAGCGAAGGCGTTTTCTTGCAGGTGCTCTGCAGCTGTTTGCGGAACGTGTGAGGCACGATGCTGTCAGCCTGTTTCTCATGCACAGTATTTATAGATAATACTGGCTCTGAGGTCCATTTGCTTGGCTCCTCTTCACACTTTGCCACCGGTTCTTCATACATACGGACACCAAAAACCATTTTATTGCTCAGACTGCTGGATGCAGAAGAGGAACATTTAGCAGAAGAATCTATATCCTGTATATCTTCCAAGCAGTCAGGGATAACATACAGTTGCAGGTAACTCATGGCATGCTTCAGATGGTCAAAATTGTCTGGTGCGGTCAAGATTTTGCCCAGGTACATGAACTGCAATATGAGATCGAAACATTCTGAGCTGATCTTTGTGTTGGTCAGGTTGATCTGTGCCACCGTGTGCTGATGATTGATGAACATCATTTTAAAATAGGAGCTGCAGGCGGCAAGGACTGCCTTGTGAGCCTGGAAATAGATGTCATTGATGGAGATAGAACAGTCGCAGAGGAATCCCCATTCTCTCTGGTTGTACAGCTGCTGCAGGACATAACTACAATGGCTGGCCTTCCCCATCATGTTGGTTTCTCAACAATGCCTTtatggaaagaaagaaaaacgcAGTTACAACACTGACTGGGAAAGGAGCAACGTGCTAAGTGACGCATAATTCAGATTTTAGTTAACAATTTATTTCCTTTTAATGACCTTACTACTgtctacaaaaataaataaaagaatataaGGACATTATCATGAAGGATTAATGTTGAAACATTAAGTAAAGCCAGATGCTTGCACAAATGGAATTTGCTATTTGGATCTATATGACAACTAGAGAGAGaccttgagtcattaaggagagcaaagcataaaaaaggagtaacttttcacctaggcaaaaccatgttgcattggagagggggtaaattttaaaatgtggagacagatttatagttgggatagggcatgtccatCTAgcccacagatacttgatagttttattttttacaatgaaaCTTATtattgatctaggacagtgttggctaacctgtgacactccaggtgttgtgaaactacaagtcccagcatgctttgccaatataaagcagcttattgctggaagggtatgctgggacttgtagtttcacaaacaccatgagtgtcacaggttagccaacactgtcctagatcaataATAAGtttcattgtaaaaaataaaactatcaagtatctgtgggctagatgaaaaaacagtcagtatttatcttatgtgcaaaataataaactaatttgcaccccctgcgtTGTAACATCTTTTGtcctagagaacatttactcctttttttgccttactttcattaatgactcaggtccagtgTGTGAATGTTAAAGTATTAAAAAGGTAGTGAAATGCAGTATATTatagggatcactgatccctatTACAACCATAAGTAAATCACACTGTCACTTCCACATGGGTCAAATAccaatattttttccttttttttccctttaattaaaattaaaagggACAGTGCAGTTTATTTACTGTAATTACAGGAATCAATGATCACTATGGCAATGTGCACAAGTAGGTTTCATGTAAATGACCAGTATGCAACTGTATTAAATTTGCAAAGTGTGAACAAGTTCTTAAAGGGGTTGACCAGAAACGCACTAAGGAATGATATTTTCATTTGACACAATGGGGTTGATGCAGGGTTCCAGGCATAATTTGCGTTCATAAACAAATCACAATTGCGACCACATGCAAAGCAGTGACGATCGTAAGATACATGTCGGTCAGCACCAATAGCATATGTGCTCGGTTTACACCAGACACATGTCACACACAGTTAtgtccagtggtggaagtgggggtgtatacggtgcccctatgctccacgggaggtttctgtcctccctgagctcgccttagtaCGCTATACCGCCACCTCTCCtaatgctttcattgtaaaacttccATTCGCttccattttccataccaccactggTTATGTCCCATTTACGCCCCATGTTTTtgaccatttattttattcactATTAGGCATTACTGAAACTCTTTAATACAGCAGAAACTATTTCCCATCTCATGTACAGAAGAAAAAAGTTTTGcttaaacacaaacacaaaagcataatatatgtccAAGCAACAAAAAATTATCCAATCACAAGTGGTTCGCTAGTGCCAGAGACCTGTTAGAATACCCTATCCCACCTATCCAGGAGCAAGCTGGCATAAATGGTAGAATCACGCAAATCTACAAGGGCAAGTAAGCATGTGTCCACTTTTCTAGGCATGCACAGGGCGATTTCACGAAAAACACACTACGCAAACTGGCGTAGTACCCACTCTGCACCAGTCCCGATATGCATATAAATCTTACTAAAAGGCGATACATCCGCCCAGCACATAACGCAGATATTGGAGTCAACCCTGTTACCTGCATCAGAGAGCTGACTCTTAGCGCTGACAGACTTGGTCCGTCCCTAGCACTTCTATAAAACTACGATCTTGCAGGGAACAAAAGCACAACTACTAGCAAGCTGGCTCTCCGACCCAGGTAGAAAGGGGCTGCTCACTTTTCAGGGTGCTACGGTACCAAACATCGCGGGAATATACTGCAAACCTCTATGAAATGCGATGCTAAATCTGCAAAGTTACAACTCCGTGGGGAGTGTTCTGGAGGCACTCCATGGCACATTGTATTGAACTGAACTGGACCATTAAGGTTCTGCCACATCATCTTAATGAGATTGAGGTTTGGACTTTTGAGCAGGTTGTCTTTTCTGTACAACTCAATCAACAAATAGAAAGAACACTCACCCACAAACAGAAAGCTGGTAGCTGCTGTTTCGGTGTGTTGCTATTTCGCCTGCTTGAGGTTTTGGGATACGTATTAAGTTTTGCACTTAACTTAAAAAATACATCAATATGTTACCCAACATGGGTACTCTCACTACTtagttaggaccatcctattagcggAGGTGCCATAAAAGATGCTTTGATTAGTATTTTTTGCTGGTAGCAGCTGAGTGCTGTAAACGTCTGTGTGTTTTTTCTATTTGGAATTTGTCATTCAAACACATTGATGTTTTTCCTTTTCAGCCATCAGTTGTAGATGTGAATGTGTACTTGGGAAAATTGTTTTATGATCCAATTTCAGCCAAGCTTCAGTTAGCGGACACATGGCCTCACATTTTCCCTCTGTAAAGAGGAGTACAGAATGGACTCCATGATTGTGATGCATCCTGGTCCTGTGACTGCAAAACATCCCAAATGATCACTCCGTCCCCTCCATGTTTGacctttatgtatgtatgtatgtatgtatgtatgtatgtaaaacatGGCTTTGTTTAGATACTcattggtctcatctgtccagaGGACATTGCTCCAGAAATCTTATATTTCATTCACAAGCAACTTTGTAAACCcaagtactgattttttttttatgagaacAAGAAGGGGTTTTCTCCTGCAaacactggtaactgtctttAGCGTTTtccatttgtaaataatctttCTCGCTAAAGAATGATAGACTTCGCATTGCTTGGAAATAACCATATACCCCTTTCCAGACTGGTTTATCAAACTTTGGGACCTATTAATTAATAGAGGTTTTGCACCGCTAATTATCATCTTTCATCGCaacgatgacagatgacttttcaAATAAATTTATTCAAAAATTTTAGGGACAGCACGTCCTATAGGATTCTGTCCCAGCGATGACTTTACTTACCGTAAAACTGCGGTAGTCCGTCTCCCCCCTCTGGTTACAATTGCAAAGTGGTTTGACCCAATTTCTTGTATGCACAAAGCCACTTTGCGATAATAAGGGAAGGGAAAGCagtggtgagggatccgaagaatCCTCTATCACAATGCTCTCCGCATAGAGTAGAATGGCTAAGCCCATCTTCAGAAAGCTAGACTGTTTGGAGTTTGTTTAATATCCCTAAATTATTGTGACTGCTGTAAAATTCGAAACTtaacctaatgcaggagatatctaagATATATCCTGCGTTAGACTTTTGTTACATAGCTAAGTAACTTAAAAATGCTTAAACCATGCGTAAAAAGCCAATTCCGCATGTTTCGTGGcttattaaatagacccctataagaCTTGGCGACTTCAGAGGAAGCACAGCTGGTCATGCCTATCTTAAGAGTTTTAATTGCCAGGACCGTGCGAAAAAAGGAGTTTCCTCCACAGACATAGACATGAAATCCAAAATAAAAGTATCCTCTACACTAGTCTTTTTAtgcatataaaattatttatatttattgaccAGTTTGGGCATAATTACATGGGTTGGGTACCAATTACCGGCTGTAGTAAATCCGACAGCAGTTTGAACGATAGGAGAAGTACGATTTTCAGGTGTCCGTCCAGGAGGGGAGAACGACTGCTTGAAATGACTTTTACAAACAATTCGCAGAATGAAAGATTAAAGTGCGACCTAGACATTCTCGCTATTAAGGTGGTCAGTTAAGGAAGCTCCGCCTCGGAGGCGGCACTTCTATCGCTCAAACTGCTGTCGAATTTACTGTAGTCGCAGATGTGACTACCACCGAATTACATGCCCTTATCAGAGCAAAACACAACTGTGCAACTGCGTCAAAAAACTGGTTAATAAAAAGGCACGTATCATTTTGTTTTGGATGTCTTAGTAAATGAATGCAAGTAAGATCAACTTACCACACTTTAGAAATTCCTAATGCTATATTGTTACACGTTGTTTATTTTAGAGCTACACCTGCAGCAATATTGAGTGATAGATATTGTAGCGTGTGCCAAGCTTTcctgtgaaatatattttatgacaATTATTTAGAACACAATTTTAGGTAATTATGAAGATAATGAAGTTTTGAGtcataaattaaaaaacacctaGGCTTCATGAACATAGatcatatacatcatcatcaccatttatttatatagcagcgctgtacagagaactccttcacatccgtccctgccccattggagcttacaatctaaattccctaacacacagacagacaggggtcaattttgatggcatccaattaacctactagtacagtGCTCCCTTTTCATGCCACTCCCTTTACAATACTACCCACGCCACCTACCACAATGTATATTCTCTGCACCAAAATATGGATTAATTTCAACAATACCACCATTTGCTAGAACTCCAGAtgcaaaaaaatagaagaaaactcACTACTGCTACGAGTTTGGATAAATGCATTgtattctaaaaagaaaaacaaagtacATTAAAGCACACTGCACAGAATAAACACATATGTAATGTACAATTGGCAATAAAAGGAAAGGGGTCCTTATCTTTGGGAATCAGGGGGCTGTTGACAACAACACATACATCTGACACTTATTTCCAGCAGTCATGAGGTGCACCACACCTGTCAATATTATGATAGTAACATTTCAGGAGCAGGAAGGGATGTAATGTTGTGAGGCCTGGTCTGTCATCCTCTGACGTCACATCCCCCAGCCAGCCAATAGCAGACATCTTATGAGTTGCAAGTTACGAGTCTCCCAGGCCTGTCAATCAAACCACAACCCGAGAATGTGCCCCATATCTTACCAGTACCCCGTATTATCTTCATAGTGCGGGGCTGCTGCTctgcaaaatttgcactaaatAAAATGATATGTGCTATTGCACAAAACTGTAAGCGCCCGTTGTCGCACTGTCCACACCAAGGCTGTGCATAATATCAAATATATGCAAATACATGTAATCCCTGTACATAACGGAGGGTCAGTGCGCACTCACCTTACCGATGGACCCGGGGTGCATGCAAATATGGCTGCTCTGGGGGCCAGTGGGCACGGGTAGAGGTACCCCGCGGTGGCAGGGGAATGATGGCGGCGGGTGGCACCCCAGAGTGTGCCGTATCTCTGCAGCCAGTCCTGCCTGACAGCCCCGATCAATGAGTCTGTCACCGGCTCCCTCCCTGCCCCGGGAGCATTGAGGGGAAGGGGAGGCCACAGCGCGCTTCTTCCGTCTCTGTTTGCACTGATTTTggacgccacctgctgggcacatTTATATTACACCTACTGTCTATACGTAAGGATCCATGTACAGTATAGAATGGAAGGCAGATATAGACCAGCACTGAAACATCAtctccggaggaaacccacgcaaacacggggagaacatacaaactctacacagataagaccatggtcaggatttaaactcatgaccccagcgctgtgaggcagaagtactaaccactgagccactgtatttttattttaagataaGGGCAGCTTTGTGCTTACCTGCTTCATCTGTCTGTTGGCATGTTTTAATTATAACGCTTTGCAGGGCAAAACTGAGCTAACTGTCAGTACATTTACTggcttattatatataatttgaaGGCaaataagaactgcttggcccatctagtctgcccacttttttaacctatggtcacctcaaaccttatttgatcctttattttttgtaaggatatcctaatGTCTATCCaaggcatgtttaaattgctctactgtattggcctctaccacctctgataagaggctattccacttatccgcTACACTCTCTGTAAAATAGTTTTtcctcatattttctctgaacctactgccctccagtttcagtgcacaTCCTCATATTTTAATTGTGTTACTAAGATTTAGGAGGGGAATTCAACtggccgtgttactgtaaaaaagtaacgcggcctgtgcactattaccgtaccgttattacggtaatagtgcgcttaagtACCATTATTACAGCagtttcaacgctggctttttcctcgcagctccCTGGTTAactttaccgtaataatggtaatagggtTATCGCGGCGCTACTTCGtgggtaattgaattccccccatagtgtctGTCAGGATGTTTTATCATAATTATGAAGTTTAAAATTCCATATTAAGCCATCACTTTGAACACCGTAAATGATTGGATTATCTTATCCTCTTTGTctatttctttaaatataaaactGTCAGACTAAAACCATATTAaaggcatagttgccaactcccggaaacttgtttccgggagagggggcgggaaggggcgggacgaggccaatcgcgtcatatTGGCCCCGTTACCCGCGAAAACATAAtttgccccctcccgccctccaaaatggcgtgattcaccgagaatctcgtcaaatgacgcgattctctgtgaaatccgggatgcgggagaaatgctatctcccccgggagactgacccgaattcgggagtctcccggactttcccgggagagttggcaagtatgattaaagggTTGGCCAACATAATCAGTACTTGAATGAATTAGTGAAGGGAAAAGagttttaattaaatatacaatttttgaATAATGTTGAGAGATACTGCCAATATTGTTTTGCCCACTAGCAAACCAAACAGTTTGTGAGCCTGTGTACAAAATGTATTTCCAAAGACACTGTCACCAGCAGGTGGTTTGTGGTTCGCTGTTGCCAATGTCTTATTAACAATGATGATGCAGGCCATTGAGttcactggggcatattcaattagccacgttactcgcaaaagtaacgcggcgttaaaagtattaccgttattacggtacctttaacgccggctttcagctcgcagctcagggagccgcgagctgaaagccggcgttaaaggtacagtaataacggtaattacgcgcactattatcgttattacggtaatagtgcgcaagccacgttacttttgacagtaacgtggccaattgaatatgcccgacTGTGCACTATTGAGTAACAATCTCCAAGAACAAGTATCCAAAAATCCATGTGTACATTGGTAAAGGCAAATAATTTGTTGATCACACATAAAATTGCAATGTGTAGGCACAAGCCTTCATCAGGTAGTAAAAGCTATGGATAAGTATACACATTATTAGTTCATATAGTGGTAAATGCTTGTGTTTCATAAGGAGACTGCAATTTGATGCAGCGAAGAGTCTGCCCAACACCATAAATTACCTTGGCGTATTCTTAATTTTTACCTTATCAGGGCTTTCACTATATAGAGGTATTAAGTGTACCTTCCAGAATGCATACATCAAGAAATGCCATACTGTCAAAATCATAATGAAGGATATTGGATAGGAGGGGTTGGGTACAAATTAGCGACTCTAATAAATCCGACAGCAGTTTGACCGATAGGAGAAGTGCGATTTTCATCTGTCCTACCTGGAGGTGAGGACgactgcttgaaatcactgttATAAATAATTCCGCCAAATGAACATCCCGGCGCCTGCAAATCACGTCATCTTGAAGTGTGACCTAGACATTCTCgctattaaggtggtcatttaaggaagttggcacttctgcctccccccactggggtcatgcgttcgattcccgaccatgaccttatctgtgtggagtttgtatgttctccctgtgtttgcgtgggtttcctccgggtgctccagtttcctcccacactcccaaaaaaacatactggtaggttaattggctgctataaaaattgatcctatatgtatgtatatgtatgttagggaacttagactaagctccaatggggcagggactgatgtgaatgagttctctgtacagcgctgcggaatttgtggcgctatataaataactgatgatgatgattatccctTTTTCAATGTCAGTATAGAAATATAATGCACCTATGTATAATGCAACTGTCTATTAAGACTTACGTCACTTTAatttttgggggaattcaatcgACCGCAAGATATTTTTAAACACCACGTTTAGTCATTTTAGTCAAGTTGGTGATGGATGATGTGAATTGAAATTGTTGTaacttgtgtctgaaggtcacaTTGAATCTGGCAGTTGATCAAGGAACTTTCTTAAACATTCTAATAATCCTGGGCTACAATCTTCAGTCAAGTTTTCTCTTGCGGCCACTTACAGGGAGGTTTGCTGCAGTGCCGTAGGTCTTAATCCTCCTAATAAAATTATGTTTCATCAATGTccctggagattgatttgtagccttgagattgtccatgcttggctaaGATCTTCTGTCTGCCCTACGTAGACAATTATCTGGCTTTCTGTTCTCCATGCTTATtgctatatatacatattgaCAAAATACAGGAGTTTTCTCTGTTCAAGCTCGTTTAATgactatttttatattgcagacacCTGAAGTGTGAAAATTGAAGTTGAATCGCCTGTTTGAAATCTAATTACTTCAAACTACTTTTTAAAGGCTCCAATAATTTTGTTCGGACCATTTACAGGTTTTTGCATGGAAAAAGTTGCaacataattttttgttttattccacttgaaaccaaagaaatacatttgtggataataattaatattttttaaatgcaacaaTTTTCTTGAAGAAATGGTCCATCATTAGAAAATACTGCAAGGGTGACCATATTTGTTGCTGCTTTCAATGATAAGCACTGCACTATAGCTTGTGTGCCTTGTCTCTACTATTTATAGACAAATGTAGCTCTGAAAGAGTGCTGATTGTAGAAGCAGCGTCATATATAGATGAAAGGGGAGAGCTGCAACAtcataagggcagcacggtggcttagtggttagcacttctgccttacagcactggggtcatgagttcaattcccaaccatggccttatctgtgtggagtttgtatgttctccccatgtttgcgtgggattcctccaggtgctccggtttcctcccacactccaaaaacatactggtaggttaattggccactaacaaattgaccctagtctgtgtgtctgtgtgtttcagggaatttagactgtaagctccaatggggcagggactgatgtgagtgagttctctgtacagcactgcggaattagtggcaccatataaataaatggtgatgatgattatgatgataaggGCATGACAGTACTGTTGAGAAACAGATGTAAAATTTGGGGCAATACTAGTGCACCGATTAAGTCATCCACTCTCTAGTGACATGTGCCTCCCCATGGTGTACAAGATACAAAAGTAGTA
Proteins encoded:
- the ZBTB1 gene encoding zinc finger and BTB domain-containing protein 1 codes for the protein MMGKASHCSYVLQQLYNQREWGFLCDCSISINDIYFQAHKAVLAACSSYFKMMFINHQHTVAQINLTNTKISSECFDLILQFMYLGKILTAPDNFDHLKHAMSYLQLYVIPDCLEDIQDIDSSAKCSSSASSSLSNKMVFGVRMYEEPVAKCEEEPSKWTSEPVLSINTVHEKQADSIVPHTFRKQLQSTCKKTPSLKVSTTRERGTRRFGRSYTCESCGFVFSCEKLLDEHSQTCTNRHFFQRREQMGNEQSHSGSESPVSKFSPSHDNMHKVDSSQSAEESLSSKSTKGLSTALNQGKNTIVDTTEKNPVIIKIESDENSIVEMDDINIVKISDKDYFESSDIDDLDDEADEPIGTYYVGEQYNQSMNEKLSMNSQQGLSNCRKDVGYVNRNGSMASEATSDMACELCGLTITEHDLSSHYLSKHIENICACGKCGQILVKGRQLQEHAQRCGGPQEQLDDNARSIEERMHFGDGMEESSAVGEVLVDMWDDVNESNVPKQMYKHSSCPYRCPNCGQRFESENLVVEHMSQCFDHDVYRSSVSDETDRDHRRKHFCDICGKGFYQRCHLREHYTVHTKEKQFSCQTCGKQFLRERQLRLHNDMHTGMARYVCSLCDQGNFRKHDHVRHMISHLAAGETICQICFQIFPNNNLLEQHMDIHLYTCGVCGAKFNLRKDMRAHYNSKHFKKA